One segment of Triticum aestivum cultivar Chinese Spring chromosome 2A, IWGSC CS RefSeq v2.1, whole genome shotgun sequence DNA contains the following:
- the LOC123187546 gene encoding protein LURP-one-related 11 — MARVHSSPSFSSSSSPAGEGRGKVFTLWLKSLVLNGRGCTVYDSDGHIVYRVDNYGSKCSDNVCLMDLRGNIVVNIHKKKLAFGKWEGYKWTGRKQEASAWFKVARPRSGIFHRSGRRPSSSPCEFESDAGRAMRYMIDDDGGARAGKRACCRIVDAGTGLVVAEVKRKVTAGGVALGEDVLALVVEPGVDDSLIMGLVLVYGLMNRTM, encoded by the exons ATGGCGAGGGTACACTCTTCGCCgtcgttttcttcttcttcgtcgccgGCGGGCGAGGGAAGGGGGAAGGTGTTCACGCTGTGGCTCAAGTCGCTGGTGCTCAACGGGCGGGGGTGCACCGTGTACGACTCCGACGGCCACATCGTCTACCGCGTCGACAACTACGGCTCCAAGTGCAGCGACAACGTCTGCCTCATGGACCTCCGCGGCAACATCGTCGTCAACATACACAAGAAG AAGCTGGCGTTTGGCAAGTGGGAAGGGTACAAGTGGACCGGCCGGAAGCAAGAGGCCAGCGCGTGGTTCAAGGTGGCGCGGCCGCGCAGCGGCATCTTCCACCGGAgcggccgccgcccgtcgtcgtcgccgtgcgAGTTCGAGAGCGACGCCGGCCGCGCCATGCGGTACATGATCGACGACGACGGCGGGGCGCGCGCAGGGAAGCGAGCGTGCTGCAGGATCGTGGACGCCGGCACCGGGCTGGTGGTGGCGGAGGTGAAGAGGAAGGTGACGGCGGGCGGGGTGGCGCTCGGGGAGGACGTGCTCGCCCTGGTGGTGGAGCCCGGCGTCGACGACTCGCTCATCATGGGGCTCGTGCTCGTCTACGGGCTCATGAATCGCACCATGTGA
- the LOC123184767 gene encoding UDP-glucosyltransferase 29-like: MAQAERECMRVVMFPWLAHGHINPYLELAKRLVAASPDDHLDVVVHLVSTPANLAPLAHHQTDRIRLVELHLPALPGLPPALHTTKGLPAHLMPALKRACDLAAPRFGALLDQLCPDIVVYDFLQPWAPLEAAARGVPAVHFNTFSAAAKAFVVHCLKNERTPTAFPFETISLGGADEDAKYTARLISRDDGTALIPERDRLPLSLERSSGFVAIKTCADIERKYVDYLSQLVGKEVVPTGPLLVDSSGSEAKRDGGRIMRWLDGKEPGSVVLVSFGSEYFMSDRQMAQMARGLELSRVPYLWVVRFPNAEDDARGAARSMPRGFKPARGLVVEGWAPQWRILSHRSCGAFLTHCGWSSVLESMAAGVPMVALPLHIDQPLNANLAVELGAAAARVKQERFGEFKAEDVARAVRSAVNGRERVAARRRARELREVVARNNGDDRQIATLLQRMARLCGKGQAVPN, encoded by the coding sequence ATGGCGCAGGCCGAGCGCGAGTGCATGCGCGTGGTCATGTTCCCGTGGCTGGCGCACGGCCACATCAACCCGTACCTCGAGCTGGCCAAGCGCCTTGTCGCCGCCAGCCCCGACGACCACCTCGACGTCGTCGTGCACCTCGTCTCCACGCCGGCCAACCTCGCGCCCCTCGCGCACCACCAGACGGACAGGATCAGGCTCGTCGAGCTCCACCTCCCGGCGCTCCCCGGCCTCCCGCCCGCGCTGCACACCACCAAGGGCCTCCCCGCCCACCTCATGCCGGCCCTCAAGCGCGCCTGCGACCTCGCCGCGCCACGCTTCGGCGCGCTTCTCGACCAGCTCTGCCCGGACATTGTCGTCTACGACTTCCTCCAGCCGTGGGCGCCGCTCGAGGCCGCGGCGCGCGGCGTGCCCGCGGTCCACTTCAACACCTTCAGCGCCGCCGCCAAGGCGTTCGTCGTCCACTGCCTCAAGAATGAACGGACCCCCACCGCCTTCCCGTTCGAGACCATCAGCCTCGGCGGCGCCGACGAGGACGCCAAATACACGGCGCGGCTCATCTCCCGCGACGACGGGACGGCCCTGATCCCCGAGCGCGACCGCCTGCCGCTCAGCCTGGAGCGCTCCTCCGGGTTCGTGGCCATCAAGACGTGCGCCGACATCGAGCGCAAGTACGTGGACTACCTGTCCCAGCTGGTGGGCAAGGAGGTCGTGCCCACCGGCCCGTTGCTGGTAGACTCCAGTGGCTCCGAGGCGAAGCGCGACGGCGGCCGCatcatgcggtggctcgacggcaaggagcCGGGCTCCGTGGTGCTCGTCTCCTTCGGCAGCGAGTACTTCATGTCGGACCGCCAGATGGCGCAGATGGCGCGCGGGCTGGAGCTCAGCAGGGTGCCCTACCTGTGGGTGGTGCGGTTCCCGAACGCGGAGGACGACGCCCGCGGCGCGGCGAGGTCCATGCCGCGGGGGTTCAAGCCGGCGCGCGGGCTGGTGGTGGAAGGGTGGGCGCCGCAGTGGCGCATCCTATCGCACCGATCCTGCGGCGCGTTCCTGACCCACTGCGGGTGGAGCTCGGTGCTGGAGTCCATGGCGGCGGGGGTGCCGATGGTGGCGCTGCCGCTGCACATCGACCAGCCGCTGAACGCCAACCTGGCGGTGGAGCTGGGCGCGGCGGCCGCGCGCGTGAAGCAGGAGCGGTTCGGGGAGTTCAAGGCGGAGGACGTGGCGCGGGCGGTGCGCTCGGCTGTCAACGGGAGAGAACGGGTGGCGGCGAGGCGCCGTGCGAGGGAGCTGCGGGAGGTGGTGGCGCGGAACAACGGCGACGACCGGCAGATCGCGACGCTGCTGCAGAGGATGGCGCGGCTCTGCGGCAAGGGCCAGGCCGTGCCAAATTAG
- the LOC123187543 gene encoding 3-oxo-5-alpha-steroid 4-dehydrogenase 1: MWWPSSLLYPPPASAFVTAMSVVSFASLASAGLSELRGQHMAYSKFWHVVSGQQQKKGGTGGAQLPGRDGMLVAYAPALVAAAASFVVPGAVEGLRAELLAAALAVHFLKRVLEVLFIHRYSGNMPLNTALTISSSYLLSAITMIYAQHLAVELPDPSTNLLYPGVLLFAVGIAGNFYHHYLLSQLRKGGDDDKGYKIPKGGLFEFVTCPHYLFEITGFFGFAMISQTVYALAMASGTAAYLVGRSFATRRWYESKFEEFPASIKALVPYIL, from the exons ATGTGGTGGCCGTCGTCGCTGCTGTACCCGCCGCCGGCGTCGGCCTTCGTGACGGCCATGTCGGTGGTGTCGTTCGCGTCGCTGGCGTCCGCGGGCCTCTCGGAGCTCCGCGGCCAGCACATGGCCTACTCCAAGTTCTGGCACGTCGTGTCTGGACAGCAGCAGAAGAAGGGAGGCACCGGTGGCGCGCAGCTTCCGGGCCGTGACGGGATGCTGGTGGCCTACGCGCCGGCTctagtcgccgccgccgcgtccttcgTCGTCCCGGGTGCCGTGGAAGGGCTGCGCgcggagctcctcgccgccgcgctcgccgTCCACTTCCTCAAGCGTGTCCTCGAG GTACTCTTCATCCACCGGTACAGTGGAAACATGCCACTCAACACCGCGCTCACCATCTCCTCCAGCTACCTGCTCAGCGCCATCACCATGATCTACGCGCAGCACCTCGCCGTCGAACTACCTGACCCTTCAACCAACCTCCTCTACCCAGGTGTGCTCCTCTTTGCCGTTGGCATCGCCGGCAACTTCTACCACCACTACCTCCTCTCGCAACTCAGGAAGGGAGGTGACGATGATAAAGGGTACAAGATCCCCAAAGGAGGGCTCTTCGAGTTCGTCACCTGCCCGCACTACCTCTTCGAGATCACCGGATTCTTCGGGTTCGCGATGATCTCGCAGACGGTTTATGCGCTCGCCATGGCCTCCGGCACGGCAGCCTACCTCGTCGGCCGAAGCTTCGCCACCCGGAGATGGTACGAATCCAAGTTCGAGGAGTTCCCAGCGAGCATCAAGGCTCTGGTGCCCTATATCTTGTAG